Within Methanobrevibacter sp., the genomic segment ATCTTTTTGTCAATTTCGGCATTGACAAGCTCATCATCACTGTCAACTTCAATCATCTTTTTTGTAACATCAAGCTGACCTGCAAACAATTCATTGGATTTGTTGATTGAGGATAAAAACTTATTATAAGTCATGTGGGCCGGATCAAAAAGCTTGTCAATCAGCTCCTTTGCCCTGCTCTGCTTTAGATTATAGTCCTCTTCTATTTCAGCTATTTTCTTATCATACTTTGATATGACAACTTTTGGAGGGTTTTTTCGATAAACCTCCCTTCCGCACTGAATACAAAATTTCTGGTCAAACTCCAGTTCGGCACCGCAGTAAATGCAAAAGTGATTATGATCATCGTTAACAGTCATAGGCTCATCAAATCCTCAAGGCTTCTGTATTTAATATTTAGATTTAATAGATTTAATATTTTTCTAAAATACAAGGCAACTGCACAAAATTAGAATATTTAAAAACAGGTCTTGTGATAATAAATGGCAATTTTTAAAATCTTAAAGATTTCAAATTACCAGGTTTTACACAGAACCTAAAACAGGCATGTTTAAATCACTATCAAACATGACATGATCTTCTCAGTCGCAATTGTCAAATAGTTCAAAAATCAAGGCTCTTTTGATATATAAAACAATTAACCC encodes:
- a CDS encoding zinc ribbon domain-containing protein — its product is MTVNDDHNHFCIYCGAELEFDQKFCIQCGREVYRKNPPKVVISKYDKKIAEIEEDYNLKQSRAKELIDKLFDPAHMTYNKFLSSINKSNELFAGQLDVTKKMIEVDSDDELVNAEIDKKILTLEMFIDKMEDLIDEMVIHLSSNKSDIDAVHNLFSDMDDLIDSVKDY